The Bradyrhizobium barranii subsp. barranii genome segment CGCTCGCCAACGATGATACGGGCGACATGTTCCGAAAGTTCATCGGTATCGTCAACGAAATGCAGTCCAAGGAGACCTCGCGCGCGACAACCAGGACCATGCTGGCCAATGCGCGCCTGGGCTACTCCAATGGCGGCAACATTCCCCTCGGGTTCAAATCGATCGATTCCGACATCGTCGGGAACAAGCAAAAGAAGAAGCTGGCGATCGAGCCGGTCGAGGCCGAAATCGTCAGGCTGGCATTCAATCTCGCACGGAATGGCGACGGGACCAGCGGTCCCTTGGGCACGAAGAAGATTGCGATCTGGCTCAACGAGCATGGCTACCGGACCCGCAAGGGGGCGCTGTTCGGGACCGGCACCGTGCATGAAATGCTGACGCGCGAGGCCTATACCGGCTCGCGCCGCTTCAACGAGTACGACCGCAAGATCGGCGAACGCAAGAAGGCTTCTGAGATCATCGATTACGACGTGCCCGAGATCATCGACCGCGCTACGTTCGATGCCGTGCAAGCGCTACTGGTCTCCCGGCAACCGCGCTCCAAAGGGCCGCGGCTTGCATCGGCGCCGTCCCTGCTCGGCGGGCTGGTCCGCTGCGACTGCGCCAAATCCTGCGCCTTGACCGCCGCGACGGGCACGTCAAGAACGGGGACTGTCTACAGCTATTACAAGTGCATCCAGGCCACCAAACGGGGCCCGCATAAGCATGACGATGGTGGGGCTTGCAGCAACCGAAAGATTTCCCGCCCCGTCGTTGAAAAGCTGGTGGTCGGGGCCTTGCTGGATCAGCTGTTGCAGCCCGAGCGGGTTACGGCGATCCTCACGGCCCTGAAGGCTCGCCGTGATGACCGCCAAGCCTCCGCTGACCGCCGCCTCATTGATCTGGGTCGCCAAGCCGCTGACGCCGGGGAGCGGTTGTCCCGCCTTTATGCGGCGATCGAAGCTGGCACAGTCGATGGCACCGATCCTACCCTGAAGGAACGGGTGTCGGCGCTCAGGGCTAACCGAGACCGGGCTCTTGAGGCTCTGGAGTATGCCAAAAAGACCAGTGCGCTGCCCATCGAAATCGATCCAGTCGCCGTCGAACGCTTTACCCGGTTGATGCGCGAACAGCTCGTGAGCGGGGATGTCGCCGCCAGAAAGGCCTATCTCAGCGCTATTGTCGATGCGATCGTCGTTTCCGAAACCACCATCCGTATCATCGGCTCAAACGATAATATCAGGGCCACCCTTGGCCCAGATGGCCAACCTACGACCGCGGTTCGTAAGTCTGTTCAGGAATGGTGCCCCTGGCCGGAATCGAACCAGCACTCCTTGCGGAACTCGATTTTGAGTCGAGCGCGTCTACCAATTCCGCCACAGGGGCTCCCGGTCGGCCCCTGGAAGAGGGCCTCGCAAAGCGGGCGGACTATAGCCATGGACAGGGCAGGGTCAACCCGCGCCAAAGTGATCCCGGCCGTTCTCGACAGCCGCCTGGGCCGGGGTTAGAGCCTTAGGAAAGCGACCCATCCGGAAGAGGCTGCCGTGACGACCCAGAGTGCCGCAATACCTGCATTCAGACGGGCTGGGACCGGTCCCGCGCTGACCGCCTCGGTGCTCGTCACGCTGATTGCCGCCGCGACCATCGCCGGCGCCTGGTTCTTCCAACTCGTGCTGGAGATCCTGCCCTGTCCGCTGTGCCTGGAGCAGCGCTACGCCTATTATCTCGCGATCCCGGTCGGTGTGCTCACGGCGCTTGCGGCGCGGAGCGGGGCGCCGCGGCCGCTGTTGCTCGCGGGCCTTGCGATCCTCGCGCTGGCGGCACTCGCCAATGCCGGCCTCGGCACCTACCACTCCGGCGTCGAATGGGGTTTCTGGAAGGGCCCGACCGATTGCTCCGGTCCCGTCATCAATCTCGGCAATGCCGCCGACCTGCTGTCCAAGCTCGATACCGTCAAGGTGGTGCGCTGCGACGAGGTGCAGTGGCGCTTCCTCGGCCTCTCGCTCGCCGGCTACAACGTGCTGATCTCGCTGTTGATGGCCGCGATCGCGGCGTGGGGATTTTTGCGGACGGCGAAGCGCTAGGCAAGCTGCCGTAGGGTGGGCAAAGCGACTTGTCCGCCGTAGCTCGAAGAGCGAAGGCGGAAGCGTGCCCACCATTTTTAGCGATATTGCGGGAGAGCATGGTGGGCACGGCGCCAGCGCGCCTTTGCCCATCCTACGAGACCGGAGCTCCGCTACGACTGCGGCGCTTCGCTAATCATCCACATCGTCCTGCGTGCGGCCGAACAGGTGCACGATGCCCGGGGTCGCGATCGTCACGAACACGAAGCGCGACAAATGATGGGCGCCGACGAAGATCGGGTCGATGTGCAGCGTGAGCGCGAGCGCCAGCATCGCATCCATCGCGCCCGGCGCGAAGGCGACGACGACATCCGATAATTTCACCTGCGTGGTGAGCGCGACGATGCCGACGAAGATGGCGGAGACGGCGATGGCCACGGCAAACGAGCCCAGCGCCGCATGGATGTGGCCGGCCAGCGTCTTGATCCGCATCCGCGCGAAACGG includes the following:
- a CDS encoding disulfide bond formation protein B, which gives rise to MTTQSAAIPAFRRAGTGPALTASVLVTLIAAATIAGAWFFQLVLEILPCPLCLEQRYAYYLAIPVGVLTALAARSGAPRPLLLAGLAILALAALANAGLGTYHSGVEWGFWKGPTDCSGPVINLGNAADLLSKLDTVKVVRCDEVQWRFLGLSLAGYNVLISLLMAAIAAWGFLRTAKR